tatataactccgactggattagtctgaaagaagaaagtcatatggacctaggatgacttgagggtgatttattttatagtcaattttgggtgaactaattctTGAAGTAAAACTTCGGTCTTTCGAATCGAATCTAACCCAGACAGTGTTGTGTTTTGTCTCTCAGGTGTTGAGGGTCCCACTCCTGCCGGCGGTCGGTTCGGTGCAGGTGCGGGGGGTTCGCAGTTCTACCGTGAGCTGTGGTTCATTGTGCTGATGGCTGGAGTTGCGCTATTGCTGTTGGCTCTCATACTTGCTATAGTTTTACACAAGGCCCTCAATAAACCACCGTTCACCCGGGAACGGCCGCCCCTCGTACCGCTGCCCCTCCAGCGCCGCAGCCCGAGGGCCATTTACCCGCCCAGCAACTCCTACCTGGTGAGGCCACAACCTCctcattttacattttgcaagtttTAATAGGCATGAAGACAGCGTGTATATACGAACAGGAATAAATGAACAGGAAACATTCAAACTATGGTGAAAGTCTGAGAAATGGGGAGCATTCACAAAGAAAGAGATTTTGCATTCCATttattttctatgtaaacatgtcCCTGGAGGACGCTTGTGTATGTTTCAGCCAGGCTAACTAAATAAGaatgttctaagaacgttttgctAACATTCCAATTATGAAACGTATAATGTTCAAAGCTTTTTCGTTTTAGAAACGTTGCCTTACTAGATTAAATACAATACATGTTTTTTACAGAAAACATTAAGGGAATGTTTTATTAtctatcattttgcaaacatgaGAAACTTTCGAATGTTTTCTCAACGTTCTGAAATGAGTTATAAGTAATAACATATACATTAGATGAGATGAATGTCCTTTACAGTATATAACAAAGTTTTGAGAACTTGATAACTTTGAACAATTCAACATTCGTTTTATAAATGTTACGctactggaagaatgtttgttcataacaTTGAAAGAACGTTGTCCAAGTTCTGAGAACGTTctccattgtttttctatttaaacatgATAAATGGATGTTGTCGGAGTGGGGTTATTAGTTCtttgaactatttaaaaaaaatgtgtttgtggcCATAATTTATCTACCTTAGGGAATTCTGTTCAATGTCCTGGAACAATTCTTCAACATTTCTCTATTTTGTCCTAAACCGATGAGGCTGTAAGTCACCTGTGATCCTGCTGAGGGTGAGGGGTTTATCTAATGACAGGTTTGTTCCTCACAGTTCGACACGATTCCAGAAACCGTGGGCTCTCCGAACAGCGTCACACTGAAAGCCTTCACCATGCACATGGAGGTCagacgtttattttatttaaatgcacgtgttgcaaaaatagtcatattaGTTAGCTTTAACAATAAAATtgtgcaaatgttatttttatattcataaaaaaatctgcACCACTAGCGACACCAAGTGGAATAAATAATGACCCCAAACATAAGTTGTCTCTGCGTAAACAGTAATATGGGAACAGGAGGTGCAATTTTGatatacaaaaagaaaagaaatacacaCTTGaccttttgttaatgttttattagattttatttttatattttcagttttctttttagttttaaagttttcataattttgttatgctttttgtatttccttttcaaatatttctatagtttttctaaattttcattatttccgctaattaaaccattttttaaatggttttagtttgTCAACAATAGCTCTGTACCTCAACATAAATATAGATCTAAATTAATGTCTATCTAAAATCTAGGCCTAagctttttcagattttttgttaaaaaaaaatgaaatagtttaatatatcattaaattatacatttgaatTACCACTTTTTTAAAAGAGAGAATGAaatgatttaaagtttattttattttaggtaatggaaaaatatttttatgaatttaattttagttaatgatatagaatttctaaaataaatactaGATCTAAATTGACAGAAATCTAAAACTTATctcatttagactttattttaatttttaaaaaatatttatatatttgtaaatgcataATATGATACATTTAAAATTCCACTTTTTAAaggcaaaaattaaataaaattaaaatgctttaatgcttttaaaaattatttattttactagctCCATTTTAGTGTGTTCAGAAGCTGTTGCTCTAAAAGTCATTTGAAGGATTGCTGAAGCCTCTTCTCACGTGTGCAGGAGGTGATTGAGAGTAAAGTGATGGAGGACCCTTCTGCTGAAGGTGAAGATGGTTTGGTGACAGTCTCAGGTCTGTACACACAAAACCCGTTACAGCGCAGCGTCAGTCAGCTCATTGACAAGAAAGATGAGGAATCATGGGAGCCACACTTCAGACGCCTCGACAGCGGCCTGGTGAGAACATCACTTACTGCTGTTagacaacattttttaatttttttcctgaaatatgCTATTGATGATGTGTTGTATGTTTGTCAGTTTGAAGGTGAGGAGTTTGTGGACACCATCAAAGGCTTCAGCACAGTCAGGAAGGAACACACCATGTTCACCGACACCAACCTTTGACCTTCATCATCAGCACTGTCTCCAAACATCATCTCAGAACGGAGCGGAAAATGAACTGAACTGATCTGTTGCATTGAGAACTGCTCTGGGACTTTATGGACTCGTGATACCAACAGGAGGAAACATGATTATACAGCGGACATTAATATGAAACCAGTATGAACCGATGAATGCATTTTACAGGTTTCATTGAAAGAGAATGATGTGCATCAAATCAGTCGCTGTAGAGATCAAATACTTTAATGGTTGTGGGT
Above is a genomic segment from Carassius auratus strain Wakin unplaced genomic scaffold, ASM336829v1 scaf_tig00016696, whole genome shotgun sequence containing:
- the LOC113075313 gene encoding usherin-like, giving the protein MHMEEVIESKVMEDPSAEGEDGLVTVSGLYTQNPLQRSVSQLIDKKDEESWEPHFRRLDSGLFEGEEFVDTIKGFSTVRKEHTMFTDTNL